A window of the Phragmites australis chromosome 20, lpPhrAust1.1, whole genome shotgun sequence genome harbors these coding sequences:
- the LOC133901941 gene encoding protein CURVATURE THYLAKOID 1D, chloroplastic-like isoform X2 — protein sequence MALAARAGLVRVLPPRPSSISQPRQLKQGCRGGASLAVRAKDSDDFGALLSEKPVAPAPAPAPAKWDGFGRDVSNVEEKETEEVQSEPASWGVLNQIGVELDSDKSYSALVYGTSAVVAVWISSIVVSALDSVPLVPQVMEVVGLGFTIWFTSRYLIFKENRAELIARVSSMKKQILGSHDN from the exons ATGGCTCTCGCCGCCCGCGCCGGGCTCGTGCGCGTCCTCCCTCCCCGCCCCTCGTCCATCTCCCAGCCGAGGCAACTCAAGCAAG GCTGCCGCGGCGGGGCGTCGCTGGCCGTGCGGGCGAAGGACTCCGACGACTTCGGGGCCTTGCTCTCCGAGAAGCCcgtggcgccggcgccggcgccggcgccggctaAGTGGGATGGGTTTGGCCGAGATGTGAGCAatgtggaggagaaggagacGGAGGAGGTGCAGAGCGAGCCGGCTTCGTGGGGTGTGCTCAACCAGATCGGCGTTGAG TTGGACTCTGACAAATCATATTCCGCTCTCGTATATGGCACATCTGCTGTTGTTGCGGTTTGGATCTCATCAATTGTGGTTTCTGCACTTGATTCTGTCCCTTTG GTCCCTCAGGTGATGGAAGTTGTTGGCCTTGGCTTCACAATTTGGTTCACCTCAAGATATCTGATATTTAAG GAGAACCGCGCCGAACTTATCGCCAGAGTTAGCTCCATGAAGAAGCAAATATTAGGGTCCCATGATAACTGA
- the LOC133901941 gene encoding protein CURVATURE THYLAKOID 1D, chloroplastic-like isoform X1, whose amino-acid sequence MALAARAGLVRVLPPRPSSISQPRQLKQGLGCRGGASLAVRAKDSDDFGALLSEKPVAPAPAPAPAKWDGFGRDVSNVEEKETEEVQSEPASWGVLNQIGVELDSDKSYSALVYGTSAVVAVWISSIVVSALDSVPLVPQVMEVVGLGFTIWFTSRYLIFKENRAELIARVSSMKKQILGSHDN is encoded by the exons ATGGCTCTCGCCGCCCGCGCCGGGCTCGTGCGCGTCCTCCCTCCCCGCCCCTCGTCCATCTCCCAGCCGAGGCAACTCAAGCAAG GTTTAGGCTGCCGCGGCGGGGCGTCGCTGGCCGTGCGGGCGAAGGACTCCGACGACTTCGGGGCCTTGCTCTCCGAGAAGCCcgtggcgccggcgccggcgccggcgccggctaAGTGGGATGGGTTTGGCCGAGATGTGAGCAatgtggaggagaaggagacGGAGGAGGTGCAGAGCGAGCCGGCTTCGTGGGGTGTGCTCAACCAGATCGGCGTTGAG TTGGACTCTGACAAATCATATTCCGCTCTCGTATATGGCACATCTGCTGTTGTTGCGGTTTGGATCTCATCAATTGTGGTTTCTGCACTTGATTCTGTCCCTTTG GTCCCTCAGGTGATGGAAGTTGTTGGCCTTGGCTTCACAATTTGGTTCACCTCAAGATATCTGATATTTAAG GAGAACCGCGCCGAACTTATCGCCAGAGTTAGCTCCATGAAGAAGCAAATATTAGGGTCCCATGATAACTGA
- the LOC133901225 gene encoding cyclin-D4-1-like, which produces MAPSSYDMAASILLCAEDRSSILGLGAEEEEEDVVVGRTRSGEAAMDFPVPSEECVALLVETETEHMPREDYAERLRDGVLDLRVRMDAIDWIWKVHTYYNFSPLTVCLAVNYLDRFLSLYQLPEGKAWMTQLLSVACLSLAAKMEEISVPLSLDLQVGEARYVFEAKTIQRMELLVLSTLNWRMRAVTPFSYIDYFLHRLNGGDAPPRHSVLRSAELILCIARGTQCLDFRPSEIAEAVAAAVAGEEHAVDIDEACAHRVHKERVSRCLEAIQAMALPGTVLLAPKPEGPSTSRASSSVPQSPTGVLDAGCSLSYRSGDTTVAASHASCCRDEDESCPVVVSSKRRKISI; this is translated from the exons ATGGCTCCAAGCAGCTACGACATGGCAGCCTCCATCTTGCTCTGCGCCGAGGACCGCAGCAGCATTCTGGGCCTtggagcggaggaggaggaggaggacgtggTCGTGGGGAGGACGAGGAGCGGGGAGGCCGCCATGGATTTCCCCGTGCCGTCGGAGGAATGCGTCGCCCTCTTGGTAGAGACGGAGACGGAGCACATGCCCAGGGAGGACTACGCCGAGAGGCTGCGCGATGGGGTCTTGGATCTCCGCGTCCGGATGGACGCCATCGATTGGATTTGGAAG GTTCACACGTACTACAATTTTAGCCCCCTCACTGTTTGTTTGGCCGTCAACTACTTGGACCGCTTCCTCTCGCTCTACCAGCTTCCG GAAGGCAAGGCTTGGATGACACAGCTGCTGTCCGTGGCGTGCTTGTCCCTGGCTGCCAAGATGGAGGAGATCTCTGTTCCTCTGTCTCTTGACCTTCAG GTCGGGGAGGCACGGTACGTGTTCGAGGCGAAGACGATCCAGAGGATGGAGCTCCTGGTCCTGAGCACGCTCAACTGGAGGATGCGAGCGGTCACTCCTTTCTCGTACATTGACTACTTCCTCCACAGGCTCAACGGCGGCGATGCACCGCCCAGACACTCCGTCCTGCGATCTGCAGAGCTCATCCTGTGCATTGCTAGAG GGACGCAGTGCTTAGATTTCAGGCCCTCGGAGATCGCCGAGGCCGTGGCCGCCGCCGTGGCCGGAGAAGAGCACGCTGTAGATATCGACGAGGCTTGCGCCCACCGTGTACATAAG GAGAGGGTGTCGCGATGCCTTGAAGCGATCCAGGCCATGGCCCTGCCGGGCACCGTGCTGCTGGCACCTAAGCCTGAAGGCCCAAGCACGAGCAGAGCCTCTTCCTCCGTGCCACAGAGCCCTACCGGGGTGCTGGACGCCGGCTGCAGCCTGAGCTACAGAAGCGGTGACACGACTGTTGCCGCCTCACATGCAAGCTGCTGCCGTGATGAGGACGAGAGCTGCCCGGTTGTTGTTAGCAGCAAGAGGAGGAAGATTAGCATATGA
- the LOC133901824 gene encoding GLABRA2 expression modulator-like codes for MLTDQCDQLSCCRRAEAIGPFRYSRGTRSRQTRREHSISRPRSTAHSELSESSVNLAMQPAARAWSPPAATEANPYATPSPVQPSSKSTKETVKNALSRWGRKVGEATRKAEDLSRNTWQHLRTAPSITEAAVGRIAQGTKILAEGGHDKIFRQAFSAPPDEQLRKSYACYLSTAAGPVMGILYLSTARVAFCSDSPLSYEAGGGDRTEWSYYKVSIPLHRLRAASPSESKLKPAEKFIQLVSVDKHEFWFMGFVNYGSAVNHLQEALTGFHNLQA; via the exons ATGCTGACCGACCAATGCGACCAGCTGAGCTGTTGCCGTCGAGCAGAAGCAATCGGCCCTTTTCGATACTCGCGAGGGACGAGAAGTCGGCAGACAAGAAGGGAACATTCCATCTCCCGTCCTAGAAGCACGGCGCATTCTGAGCTTTCCGAAAGCTCAGTTAATTTGGCGATGCAGCCGGCCGCGAGAGCTTGGTCGCCGCCGGCGGCAACGGAGGCCAACCCTTACGCGACGCCTTCTCCGGTGCAACCGTCATCCAAGA GCACGAAGGAGACGGTGAAGAATGCGCTGTCGCGGTGGGGGCGGAAGGTCGGGGAGGCGACCAGGAAGGCTGAGGATCTGTCGCGCAACACATGGCAGCACT TGAGGACGGCGCCTAGCATCACGGAGGCGGCCGTGGGGAGGATCGCGCAGGGGACCAAAATCCTGGCGGAAGGCGGGCACGACAAGATATTCCGGCAGGCTTTCAGCGCCCCGCCGGACGAGCAGCTGCGCAAGTCCTACGCGTGCTACCTCTCGACGGCCGCCGGCCCGGTGATGGGCATCCTGTATCTCTCCACGGCCAGGGTCGCCTTCTGCAGCGACAGCCCACTCTCCTACGAGGCAGGCGGCGGTGACAGGACGGAATGGAGCTACTACAAG GTGTCGATCCCTCTTCACCGGCTGAGGGCGGCGAGCCCGTCGGAGAGCAAGCTGAAGCCCGCGGAGAAGTTCATCCAGCTCGTGTCGGTGGACAAGCACGAGTTCTGGTTCATGGGGTTCGTGAACTACGGCAGCGCGGTCAATCACCTGCAGGAAGCCCTGACCGGCTTCCACAACTTGCAGGCGTGA